One Candidatus Nitrotoga arctica genomic window, GGGAACAGGGGCAATATCTTAACTAATAATGTGATAAGTTAAGATTCCACGTCCAAGGAGGAAAAACGTGGGAATAGCTTACGCTATACGAAAAGTATAGACAAAAAAATGCTGAAATAGTTCCCACCGCATTGCAACAGAGGTGAACCTACCGCATAGTCATAAGGACTTAAACTGAGGAGATAATCGCTTCAGCGTGAACATTAAATAAAAATCATATTACACACAGGGGAGAAAAAATTGGTCGTCTACCTATTGATACGGCCAAGTGAAGTTTGAAGGGGGAGGTGTCGTCACTGTGCAGTTTGACTAGCAGTGTTTGTAATATCGTTCTGATCATCGCCTCGGTTGCCTTTACGACGGCTTACGCGTAGACAAATAGGAAGCAAGGGAACCTGGTAGCCGTCTATGTTCTCCCCCGCACAGATTGAATTTGATTGTAAGCCTATACTTTAATTATTGAATACCTTTAATTTCGATTTAATGGATAACTTCGATTTTGATGCTTGGGCAAAGCTGGCGAGAACAGCTCCAGATGATTTTGAGTTGCGACGTCGTGCTGTTATCGAAAGTCAAATCTCCAGTAGTGATAATGTTTTCCGCTTGCGAGGATTGCAATGTCGTATTGACATGGAAAGGATACGTGCTCACACCCCGTTGAAGGCATGTTTGCGACTATTAACCTTGATGTGGGATGCGTTCGTAGATTTAAATAAGTCATTGAACACCTTGATGGGAAATGATTGCAGATCAACAAACGCATCATCTCATTCTGCGAGAAGTGCAGAAATTATCCCTCTGGCAACTAAATACAAACCACACGAATGAAACGTCGACCATTGCTTTCTAACCGTAACTGTTAAGGCGGTGGGGTTGGTTACTAATTCCAGCAGCTGGGTAACAATGAATCATGGATTCGCTCAAAGAGGGGGAGTATGTGCCGCTATACCTCGGCACTCATTTGAGTCCAGCCTGCTGCCTGTCAGAACCCTGAGCGTCTGCAGCGAAATTTATAACCGCCATGCGTAACGCTCAATCCGACAGAAAGTAATCAACAGTGGACACCACTCTTATTTTCTTGATGTGGGGAGTGCTGCTGTCTCTATCTGAAATCGTGAACTGACCCTGGTTGGCACTCTTAATTTTACCGAGCTTACTATTCGAATCAGCTGCGAATTGCTCAGCAACATGACGTGCATTCCTCGTGGCTTCTTCCACCATAGATGGCTTGACAGCGTTTAGCTTAGTAAACAGGTATTCCGTTTTCTGTTCGTATTCTTCCCCGCCGAAGGCGATTCCCTTTTTTCCCAACTCACCCAGGTTGTTTTTTGCGGATCGAGCAAGATCGATTTTAGTGGTATAGACAGCAATAGTTTGCTTAGCAGTGTAGCGTAGGCTCACATTTTGACCGCCGTAATTCTGCGCGAGCTTATCTGTTATCACGGGAGCCGCAATAGTGATTTCGGAAGGCGAGAAACCCGCCACTTCCAGAAATTTTGAGACCTGTTTAGTGTTTGTCTCCATCGACGCATAAAGTGCGCTCAGATCATTGCCAGCTGCAGTAAATCGAATAGGCCATGCAGCGATATCAGCTGGAACTTCCCGCTCAGAAAGCCCTTTAACGGAAACACTCCGATCATACGACTTAAATTTAAGTGCACTTTCTCCGAGGATATATCCAGCTACGATCAGTCCAATGCACAGCAGTGCGCCAAGAGTAAATGATGATTTTAGTTCGTTCGTCATATTAGATTTCTTTAAGCTCCAGTTGCGGTCTAATCGGGATAGAAAGGAGCATCGCCTCTCTCTCAAAGTCTCTCCGTCACGGTCAGGTACGGATTATCCAAAAATTATTCATGGCGGTTGGTATTATGTGAAGACATAAAACCCGTTTTACTCAGCATATGCTCGCTTTAATTCCTCAATGTCGATTTTCTTCATTTTAAGCATAGCTTCCATAGCTCTTTGTGATTTCTCAGAATTGGGATCATTGATCATCTCAACTAAATCAGTAGGGACAACTTGCCATGAAACGCCATACTTGTCTTTGAGCCAGCCACATTGCTATGCCTTTTCATCCCCACCTTAGATAGCCTCTCCCAGTAATAATCTACTTCTTCTTGCGTCTTGCAATTGATTTGAAACGAAATGGCCTCGTTAAATTGGAATATCGGCCTCCCGTTGAGAGCGGTAAACATCTGTCCATCAAGTTCAAAGGCCACGGTCATTACGATCCCACCAGTTTTCCATGAATTGCATATCCCGCTTTTCCGTATCGAGTAATTTTTAAGATTTTTGAGTTTTTAAAGATAGCGGTATAAAACCCCACTGCCTCTTCGGCTTATCATCAAACCACAAACAGGGTGTTATTTTTTATATAACTTGCATGATGGTTTGTAGTGGTCAAGTAATTTCGGACACAACGATAGGTTTTTTTGCTGCCCTGTTCCGCTCAAAGACGGAGGGCGACAGATTGCCCAATACTGAGTGTATGCGATTACAGTTATAGAATCCCACGATGTATGCGGTGATATCTGTTTTAGCTTCCGTTTGATTGGCATATTCGCGCTGCCAAACGCGCTCCATTTTGAGGTTCAGAAAAAAGCGTTCTGCCACTGCATTGTCCCAACAGTTGCCCTTACGGCTCATGCTGCAGACGAAGCCATGCTTCACTAGCAAAGCCTGATACTGGCCGCAGACATATTGACTGCCACGGTCGGAGTGGACGATCAACCCCGGCTCTGGTTGACGCTGCTGTATTGCCATGTGCAGTGCGGTGCAGACCAATTCAGCAGGCATGCTCGGCGCCATCGCCCATCCAACCACCTTGCGCGAGAATAAATCCAGCACTATCGCCAAATAGAGCCAGCCTGACCCGGTGCGGATATAGGTGATATCGCCCACCCAAGCAATATTGGGTGCGACCGGATTGAATTGCCGATCCAGAATATTGGCAGCAATTGGCAGATTGTGTTTGCTGTCAGTTGTGTGGATGAATTTACGCTTCCATACTGGCTTCAAGCCTGCCTGACGCATCAGGCAGCGCACCCGATAGCGACCAACTTGAATACCTTGCGCTTCCAATGCGGTGACCAGACGACGGCTGCCATAGCTTTGATGACTGGCCATGAAAGCAGCTCGCAGATGAGTGCTTGTTTTGCAAATCATTGGTTTGGCGAGACGGCTTCTAGCCTCATAAAAACCGGAACGACTCACTTCCAAGACGCGGCAACTCTGCTGAACAGGGATCGCCTTCTGTTGCAACAGGCAAATAAGCTGGTAGCTCATTTCAGTTCCCGGGCAAAGAAGGCTGACGCTTTTTTTAAAATATCAACATCCATACGAAGTCGACGGTTTTCTTGCTCCAGTTGGCGGACACGCTGTTGTTCAGCAGTAAGTGGATTGCCGATGCCACGCTGTCCATTTTGCTCGGCTTTATATTGCGTCACCCAACGACGGATCGCAGTCAGACCGATTCCCATGCTTTGGCTGACATGCTGAACACTCAGTCCCTGTTCCTTGATCATGCGCACAACTTCCAGTTTGAAACTGGTGTCGAATTTTTTTCGTTGCTTTGTCATTTAGTACTCCTCTGATGGTGGATTTTCCACCTATCGAGGTGTCCGTGCAAATTAGACCACTACATTCCTTAGAAATAGCCTGTGAATTATGAGGGTACTCTCATGGAGGCACTCCCTCACTATCGTCGTGGGTCCAGGGGGGGGTTACATTTTGACGGAAGGTGTGCCTAAGTATAATAACTATTTGTTTTTAATGGACAATATAGCAATATTTAGTTATAATTCAGTTGTCGCAATGATATGATATAAGCGGCGAATCGGGGAGCGCTAACTCTCCGACCGCCTAACCAAAATCGACTATTAAGAAGTCAAAAATGGCTAAGCAAGAGTATAGCCGCGCATTGTCGCGGGAGTGTGCATTTTTCTACGTTGACGGCATTCCTACCAAGGGCGCATGGCTTGAGCTGGACGATGTGGATTCATGGGATAAGGTGCGCGATGAGTTATCACAGCAAAGGCTTCACCTGTGATGAATTCGGGGGCGACATCCTTGTCGCTGACATCGAAGGATCACTGGCGCGGTGCTGCTACTCATCCAGCTTCGATCTGTTTGACCTTGACCGATTCATCGAAGTGCAAGAAGACATCATCCGGCACGGGTTCGACAGCGAGGCTGTGGCGGCATTTATTGGTTGGTATGGCTCATGGTCTCGGGATTCTTTCGAAAGTGCTTACATGGGCAGCTACGACAGCGAGGAAGATTTCGCTCAGCAGTATCTTGATGACTCAGGCACGCTAGATCAAATTCCCGAGAGTTTGCGGTACTACTTCGACGTGGAGCGATTTACCCGTGATCTGTTTATGGATGGCTACTACTATGACTCTGGGTTTGTGTTCTGTACAAACTGTTGACTGGGTGGGAGGAGCTTCCCCTATAGAGTTTTGACGACGGCAGAGTGTTCCCCTGAGCGCGGCCTCTATATGTATGGCCTCTTGCAGCCTAAGAAAGAACTATAACTCGCGCCGAGCAACGGCCCCGCCTTGTGCGGAGTTAGTTATTGTTGGGGGATAGAAAAATCCTGTTGTATGTGCAGTCCAATAAAAAGCGGGTAGAAATGAGGGTAGGATCAGAAACACAATCAGACTCAACCGGCGGGAACCAGCTTGGTTGTTGGCTTTGCAAAAATCACTTGCGGATATGTTGCAGGCGTATTATTTATCAATGTAACATGCTAATAAATAACGTTTTATTGATTTTTCCATTTAAATTCATCACAGCAGCTCAAGGCAAAGCGGTATAAATGAGGTATGTCAAAACAACCTACAAATTCTGCCCACCTTTAACGCATCAACCCACCCACCGTGGCAATTACAGGATGTTTCTACCCTATCGAAGAACTCATATTTACCGATACCCAGATCAGAAACACCCAGCTAGAAGCCAAATTCATCAAGCTTACCGGCGGGGGCGGATTATACATTGAAGTCACTCCATCAGGCGGCAAGCATTGGCGTTACCGTTTTAGGCTACGACTTTTAGGCTACAACAAGAATGCTTGTTCGCTATCGACCAATACCCGACATCAAGGCCGCCAAAACCAGATGTCTGCAAGCGATGCTCGCCTGTTAGTCAAGCAAGGCATAAATCCCGCTCAACAGCGAAAATTAAAGCCATAGTTATTAAATCAGAAATAGCTGAAGAGGCCTATTAATATTCTTCTCACCACTCTTAGTTAAAATAAACCACCGATAACCATTCTCAAGCGAAATTGTTTCGATAACTCCTGATTCCTTTAGGAAAAAGCCGGATTTCCCCGGTCATTGTGCAAATATGCTTAGGAAATCGCGAGTGTGGTGAAGTAAAAGTCCTGGCGAATTTAGAGGTATAATGAAATAAAACAACATCGCCGTGCTGGCTGCGTTTCGCTTGCACGATCCGACCTTATCAGGTGATCAACCTGATGCGTTAGGCCGGACAAGATTCATTTTCTTTTATAATAACTAAAAGCTTGCTCAGCAGACATCGGCTCAACCAATGAGTAGCAACGATTATATACATTATTCTTTTCGATCTTGGCTCTTACCACCATATTTTTGGATGCCTCAAGATTCCCTCTTTCCAAATTTGCGTCGATAGACACGGGGGTTTCAGTGCAAACATTCTCATATGTTGTATTTGTATTTTGTTTGCAATCAGTATTAATAGAGTTTCCTACGCCATTGGACGTACAGGAGACAGTACCAGGCTTCTCCACTTTTACAGTTCTGCATGCTTTATGCACACGATAGCCGCGCGATAAAACACTACTAATCTCGTCAATTTTGGCTTCGTGGATGGATTCATCATTACTTAAACGTTTGTAGTCACCATCTCGGGAGCAGACATATTGAGCTCTTTCGTATGAAGGCATTTTTTGAAAAGAGCTAACCGTTGTGCATCCACAAATAGAAACAAAAATTGCAGCAAAATATTTCATGTTGCTTGTCATTTATACCCCCCTTATGTGATGCGCGTCATCAGTCTTCGCTAAAACTAAGCATTCACTTTTACTATTTATCGCATAGGTTCATTACTGCTACAACTCGAGGTTAGATTTTTTTCTGAATATTGCCACGTCCAACAATATCAGATTTACGGGTTGAAACAAGCGGGTTTAAATCAAATTCA contains:
- a CDS encoding DUF3135 domain-containing protein, which translates into the protein MDNFDFDAWAKLARTAPDDFELRRRAVIESQISSSDNVFRLRGLQCRIDMERIRAHTPLKACLRLLTLMWDAFVDLNKSLNTLMGNDCRSTNASSHSARSAEIIPLATKYKPHE
- a CDS encoding SIMPL domain-containing protein, translated to MTNELKSSFTLGALLCIGLIVAGYILGESALKFKSYDRSVSVKGLSEREVPADIAAWPIRFTAAGNDLSALYASMETNTKQVSKFLEVAGFSPSEITIAAPVITDKLAQNYGGQNVSLRYTAKQTIAVYTTKIDLARSAKNNLGELGKKGIAFGGEEYEQKTEYLFTKLNAVKPSMVEEATRNARHVAEQFAADSNSKLGKIKSANQGQFTISDRDSSTPHIKKIRVVSTVDYFLSD
- a CDS encoding VOC family protein — protein: MTVAFELDGQMFTALNGRPIFQFNEAISFQINCKTQEEVDYYWERLSKVGMKRHSNVAGSKTSMAFHGKLSLLI
- a CDS encoding IS3 family transposase (programmed frameshift) is translated as MTKQRKKFDTSFKLEVVRMIKEQGLSVQHVSQSMGIGLTAIRRWVTQYKAEQNGQRGIGNPLTAEQQRVRQLEQENRRLRMDVDILKKAFSLLCPGTEMSYQLICLLQQKAIPVQQSCRVLEVSRSGFYEARSRLAKPMICKTSTHLRAAFMASHQSYGSRRLVTALEAQGIQVGRYRVRCLMRQAGLKPVWKRKFIHTTDSKHNLPIAANILDRQFNPVAPNIAWVGDITYIRTGSGWLYLAIVLDLFSRKVVGWAMAPSMPAELVCTALHMAIQQRQPEPGLIVHSDRGSQYVCGQYQALLVKHGFVCSMSRKGNCWDNAVAERFFLNLKMERVWQREYANQTEAKTDITAYIVGFYNCNRIHSVLGNLSPSVFERNRAAKKPIVVSEIT
- a CDS encoding antirestriction protein ArdA, with the translated sequence MSYHSKGFTCDEFGGDILVADIEGSLARCCYSSSFDLFDLDRFIEVQEDIIRHGFDSEAVAAFIGWYGSWSRDSFESAYMGSYDSEEDFAQQYLDDSGTLDQIPESLRYYFDVERFTRDLFMDGYYYDSGFVFCTNC
- a CDS encoding Arm DNA-binding domain-containing protein; this encodes MAITGCFYPIEELIFTDTQIRNTQLEAKFIKLTGGGGLYIEVTPSGGKHWRYRFRLRLLGYNKNACSLSTNTRHQGRQNQMSASDARLLVKQGINPAQQRKLKP